The following are encoded together in the Acidovorax sp. KKS102 genome:
- a CDS encoding exopolyphosphatase: MSDAKYRLVTRSDFDGLVCAVLLNELNLIDEITFVHPKDMQDGKVPITSRDITTNLPYVPGAHLVFDHHESETIRNSGRRDENHIIEAHAPSAARVVYNYYGGKAAFPRITDEMMAAVDQADSAQYSREDILNPQGWVLLNYLMDSRTGLGRFREFRISNYALMMDLIQYCRDHTIDEILALPDVQERVQLYREHAPKAQAQLQSCAIRIANLVVLDLRDEETIWATNRFMIYALFPQCNISIHVMWGLQKQNTVFATGKSILDRSSKTHVGNLMLEFGGGGHAAAGTCQVANDKADAMLKTLIERITTDG; this comes from the coding sequence GTGAGTGATGCGAAATACCGCCTGGTGACCCGCAGTGACTTTGACGGCCTGGTCTGCGCGGTGCTGCTCAATGAGCTGAACCTGATCGACGAGATCACCTTCGTCCATCCCAAGGATATGCAGGACGGCAAGGTGCCCATCACCAGCCGTGACATCACCACCAACCTGCCCTATGTGCCGGGTGCGCACCTGGTGTTCGACCACCACGAGTCTGAAACCATCCGCAACTCGGGCCGCCGCGACGAGAACCACATCATCGAGGCCCACGCCCCCTCGGCAGCGCGCGTGGTTTACAACTACTACGGTGGCAAGGCGGCCTTCCCCCGCATCACCGACGAGATGATGGCCGCCGTGGACCAGGCCGACTCGGCCCAGTACTCGCGCGAGGACATCCTCAACCCCCAAGGCTGGGTGCTGCTCAACTACCTGATGGACTCGCGCACGGGCCTGGGGCGTTTTCGGGAGTTCCGCATCAGCAATTACGCGCTGATGATGGACCTGATCCAGTACTGCCGCGACCACACCATCGACGAGATCCTGGCCCTGCCCGACGTGCAGGAGCGCGTGCAGCTCTACCGCGAGCACGCCCCCAAGGCCCAGGCCCAGCTGCAAAGCTGCGCCATCCGCATTGCCAACCTGGTGGTGCTGGACCTGCGCGACGAGGAAACGATCTGGGCCACCAACCGGTTCATGATCTACGCGCTGTTCCCCCAGTGCAACATTTCCATCCATGTGATGTGGGGGCTGCAAAAGCAGAACACGGTGTTTGCCACCGGCAAGTCCATCCTGGACCGCAGTAGCAAGACCCATGTGGGCAACCTGATGCTGGAGTTTGGCGGCGGCGGCCATGCGGCAGCAGGCACCTGCCAGGTCGCCAACGACAAGGCCGACGCCATGCTCAAGACGCTGATCGAGCGCATCACCACCGACGGTTGA
- a CDS encoding serine/threonine protein kinase, protein MTVPHPDHPPADQHPYARLTPDQVLDALASVGLYGDGRLMALSSYENRVYQVTLEDGERVVAKFYRPGRWSEAQILEEHAFAAELMAAEVPAVGPLVLNGTTLHQHDGFAFSVSPWRGGRQPELDDFEVLEWIGRFLARIHTVGAAQPFAHRPTLDQATFGTASRDWLLMNEIIPLDMQAAWKTQCDKALDLIATSAYSTSATGQFGLNDATQIRLHGDCHPGNILWTPLDEWGRGGPHFVDLDDARMGPAVQDLWMLLSGDRRQRTHQLGALIDGYEQFRSFDRRELALIEPLRTLRLIHYSAWLARRWQDPIFPANFPWFGSSDYWRGQVDMLIEQIEAMQEEPLVA, encoded by the coding sequence ATGACCGTACCGCACCCAGACCATCCGCCCGCCGACCAGCACCCCTACGCCCGCCTCACCCCCGACCAGGTGCTGGACGCGCTGGCCAGCGTGGGCCTGTATGGCGACGGCCGCCTCATGGCACTGTCGTCGTACGAAAACCGGGTGTACCAGGTCACGCTGGAAGACGGCGAGCGCGTGGTGGCCAAGTTCTACCGCCCCGGCCGCTGGAGCGAAGCGCAGATCCTCGAAGAACACGCCTTTGCCGCCGAGCTGATGGCGGCCGAGGTGCCCGCCGTGGGCCCGCTGGTGCTGAACGGCACCACCCTGCACCAGCACGATGGCTTTGCGTTCTCCGTCAGCCCATGGCGTGGCGGGCGCCAGCCCGAGCTGGACGACTTTGAGGTGCTGGAATGGATCGGCCGCTTTCTGGCCCGCATCCACACCGTGGGCGCCGCCCAGCCCTTTGCACACCGGCCCACGCTGGACCAGGCCACCTTTGGCACGGCATCGCGCGACTGGCTGCTGATGAACGAGATCATCCCGCTCGACATGCAAGCCGCCTGGAAGACCCAGTGCGACAAAGCTCTCGATTTAATAGCTACCAGCGCATATTCCACCAGCGCCACAGGCCAATTTGGCTTGAATGATGCCACCCAGATCCGCCTGCACGGCGACTGCCACCCCGGCAACATCCTCTGGACCCCGCTGGATGAATGGGGCCGCGGTGGCCCGCACTTTGTGGACCTGGACGACGCGCGCATGGGCCCGGCCGTGCAGGATTTGTGGATGCTGCTGTCGGGCGACCGGCGCCAGCGCACCCACCAGCTCGGTGCGTTGATCGACGGCTACGAACAGTTCCGCAGCTTCGACCGCCGCGAGCTGGCGCTCATCGAGCCGCTGCGCACCTTGCGCCTCATCCACTACAGCGCCTGGCTCGCGCGCCGATGGCAGGACCCGATCTTCCCCGCCAACTTCCCGTGGTTTGGCAGCAGCGACTACTGGCGCGGGCAGGTGGACATGCTGATCGAGCAGATCGAGGCCATGCAGGAAGAGCCGCTGGTGGCCTGA
- a CDS encoding DUF2855 family protein: MSTTTLLVRQDQLATTRLLTTDDTPLVEGQVRVRVESFALTANNITYAALGDMLNYWQFFPTGEAGWGIVPVWGFGTVVQSLHPAVAVGERLYGYWPMASQAVLSPQRVNPTGFSDDAPHRAGLHAVYNHYLRTSTDGLYRADNEDVQALLRPLFITSWLIDDFLADQQFFGARRMLLSSASSKTAYGTAFQLAQREGIEVIGLTSPGNVAFCESLGCYSRVVTYDALDQIDGATPSVYIDFAGSVGLRQRIHAHFTGLAYSCSVGASHVQDLGGAGQLPGPRPVMFFAPAQVKKRHTDWGAQGLNDRLVAAWNQFSTAVSSGPQPWLVVQHHAGPQATQALFASVLAGSGDPRAGHIATLLPG; encoded by the coding sequence ATGAGCACCACCACCCTTCTCGTGCGCCAGGACCAGCTGGCCACCACCCGCCTGTTGACCACCGACGACACCCCGCTGGTCGAGGGCCAGGTCCGCGTGCGGGTCGAGTCCTTTGCCCTCACGGCCAACAACATCACCTACGCCGCGCTGGGCGACATGCTGAACTACTGGCAGTTCTTCCCCACCGGCGAGGCCGGCTGGGGCATCGTGCCCGTGTGGGGCTTTGGCACCGTGGTGCAGTCGCTGCACCCGGCCGTGGCCGTGGGCGAGCGGCTGTATGGCTACTGGCCCATGGCCAGCCAGGCCGTGCTGTCGCCCCAGCGTGTCAACCCCACGGGCTTCAGCGACGACGCCCCGCACCGCGCGGGCCTGCATGCGGTCTACAACCACTACCTGCGCACCAGCACCGACGGGCTGTATCGCGCCGACAACGAGGACGTGCAGGCGCTGCTGCGGCCACTGTTCATCACCTCGTGGCTCATCGACGACTTTCTGGCCGACCAGCAGTTCTTTGGCGCCCGGCGCATGCTGCTGTCCAGCGCGTCGAGCAAAACCGCCTACGGCACCGCCTTCCAGCTTGCGCAGCGCGAGGGCATCGAGGTCATCGGCCTCACCTCGCCCGGCAATGTGGCGTTTTGCGAAAGCCTGGGCTGCTACAGCCGCGTGGTCACCTACGACGCACTGGACCAGATCGACGGCGCGACGCCCAGCGTCTACATCGACTTTGCGGGCAGCGTGGGCCTGCGCCAGCGCATCCACGCCCACTTCACGGGCCTGGCCTACAGCTGCTCGGTGGGCGCCAGCCACGTGCAGGACCTGGGTGGCGCAGGCCAGTTGCCCGGCCCGCGCCCAGTGATGTTCTTTGCCCCCGCCCAGGTCAAGAAGCGCCATACCGACTGGGGCGCGCAGGGCCTGAACGACCGGCTGGTGGCAGCCTGGAACCAGTTCAGCACCGCCGTGTCGTCGGGGCCGCAGCCCTGGCTGGTGGTGCAGCACCACGCGGGGCCCCAGGCCACGCAGGCGCTGTTTGCCAGCGTGCTGGCAGGCAGCGGCGACCCGCGCGCGGGGCATATCGCCACCCTGCTGCCGGGCTGA
- a CDS encoding response regulator transcription factor, with amino-acid sequence MRIAVLDDDLLLLEQIKGTLECHQHVCHTFADGTSLLQALRQETFDLLLVDWHLPDMEGTDVVQTVRNTHGMLPPILFITRRNDERDVVEALSRGADDFMSKPLRMGELVARTTALLRRAFPQSMGARLDFGAYRFDAEQRTLQLHGEAIGLKHREYELALFLFRNAGRLLSRTHLREAVWGDATDTPSRSLDTHMSRLRSKLELTEANGYTITAVYGVGYRLDAVPLQPPQGAGAHSTERFTERSDLLPQMETS; translated from the coding sequence ATGCGCATCGCAGTCCTTGACGACGACCTTCTCCTGCTGGAGCAGATCAAGGGCACCCTGGAATGCCACCAGCACGTGTGCCACACCTTCGCCGACGGCACCAGCCTGCTGCAGGCGCTGCGCCAGGAAACCTTCGACCTCCTGCTGGTGGACTGGCACCTGCCCGACATGGAAGGGACGGACGTGGTGCAGACCGTGCGCAACACCCACGGCATGCTGCCGCCCATCCTGTTCATCACCCGCCGCAACGATGAACGCGATGTGGTCGAGGCCCTGTCGCGCGGCGCCGACGACTTCATGAGCAAGCCCCTGCGCATGGGCGAGCTGGTGGCCCGCACCACCGCCCTGCTGCGCCGGGCGTTCCCCCAGTCCATGGGTGCCCGGCTGGACTTTGGTGCGTACCGCTTTGACGCGGAACAACGCACCCTGCAACTCCACGGCGAGGCCATTGGACTCAAGCACCGCGAATACGAACTCGCGCTGTTCCTGTTCCGCAACGCAGGCCGCCTGCTGTCCCGCACCCATCTGCGCGAGGCAGTGTGGGGCGACGCCACCGACACCCCCTCGCGCTCCCTGGACACCCACATGTCCCGGCTGCGCAGCAAGCTGGAGTTGACCGAGGCCAACGGCTACACGATCACGGCGGTGTATGGGGTGGGGTACCGGCTGGATGCGGTGCCGCTGCAGCCGCCGCAGGGGGCTGGGGCGCACAGCACCGAGCGCTTCACAGAGCGAAGTGACCTCCTGCCTCAAATGGAAACAAGCTGA
- the htpG gene encoding molecular chaperone HtpG, which produces MSKQTLSFQAEVAQLLHLVTHSLYSNQEIFLRELISNASDACDKLRFEGLNNAALFEDAPNLEVRVTFDKAAKTLTITDNGIGMSQQEAIDHLGTIAKSGTKDFMGKLSGDQKQDAQLIGQFGVGFYSGFIVADKITVESRRAGLKPEEGVRWISGGTGDFEVETITRAQRGTSIILHLRDDAEEYLNAWKLKQVIAKYSDHISLPILMEKEEWKDGELINPNDENGGRQPGGMVKTGEWETINKASALWTRPKKDITEEQYAEFYKTISHDHEAPLTWAHNRVEGNTEYTQLLYIPAKAPFDLWNRDKKAGVKLYVKRVFIMDDAEALMPTYLRFVKGVIDSADLPLNVSRELLQESRDVRSIREGSTKRVLSMLEDLAKHDKHEAAAAEGADGVTDVVSEEDKAKEGKYTAFYAEFGAVLKEGLGEDFANRERLAKLLRFASTQSDAVTVSFADYKARMKEGQEAIYYITAETLAAAKNSPQLEVFKKKGIEVLLMTDRVDEWALNYLHEFDGTPLQSVAKGAVDLGKLQDEAEKKAAEEAAEAFKPVLAKLKEALKDKAEDVRVTTRLVDSPACLVVQDDGMSTQLARLLKQAGQQAPATKPVLEVNAEHALVKKLDGSVHFHDLAHILFDQALLAEGGLPEDPAAYVKRVNALLA; this is translated from the coding sequence ATGAGCAAGCAAACCCTGTCCTTCCAGGCGGAAGTAGCCCAGCTGCTGCACCTGGTCACCCATTCGCTGTACTCCAACCAGGAAATCTTCCTGCGCGAGCTGATCTCCAACGCGTCCGACGCCTGCGACAAGCTGCGTTTTGAAGGCCTGAACAACGCCGCCCTGTTTGAAGACGCTCCCAACCTCGAAGTGCGCGTGACCTTCGACAAGGCCGCCAAGACGCTGACCATCACCGACAACGGCATCGGCATGAGCCAGCAGGAGGCCATCGACCACCTGGGCACCATCGCCAAGAGCGGCACCAAGGACTTCATGGGCAAGCTCTCGGGCGACCAGAAACAGGACGCCCAGCTTATCGGCCAGTTCGGCGTGGGCTTTTACTCCGGCTTCATCGTGGCCGACAAGATCACCGTGGAATCGCGCCGTGCGGGCCTGAAGCCCGAAGAAGGCGTGCGCTGGATCAGCGGCGGCACGGGCGACTTTGAGGTCGAAACCATCACCCGCGCCCAGCGCGGCACCAGCATCATCCTGCACCTGCGCGACGATGCCGAGGAATACCTCAACGCCTGGAAGCTCAAGCAGGTCATCGCCAAATACTCCGACCACATCAGCCTGCCCATCCTGATGGAAAAGGAAGAGTGGAAAGACGGCGAGCTGATCAACCCCAATGACGAAAACGGCGGCCGCCAGCCCGGCGGCATGGTCAAGACCGGCGAGTGGGAAACCATCAACAAGGCCAGCGCCCTGTGGACGCGCCCCAAGAAGGACATCACCGAAGAGCAGTACGCCGAGTTCTACAAGACCATCAGCCACGACCATGAAGCGCCCCTTACCTGGGCGCACAACCGCGTCGAGGGCAACACCGAGTACACGCAGCTGCTGTACATCCCCGCCAAGGCACCGTTTGACCTGTGGAACCGCGACAAGAAGGCGGGCGTTAAGCTGTACGTCAAGCGCGTCTTCATCATGGACGACGCCGAAGCGCTGATGCCCACCTACCTGCGCTTCGTCAAGGGCGTGATCGACTCCGCCGACCTGCCGCTGAACGTGAGCCGCGAGCTGCTGCAGGAAAGCCGCGACGTGCGCTCCATCCGCGAAGGCTCGACCAAGCGCGTGCTGAGCATGCTGGAAGACCTGGCCAAACACGACAAGCACGAAGCCGCAGCGGCTGAGGGCGCCGATGGCGTGACCGACGTGGTAAGCGAGGAAGACAAGGCCAAGGAAGGCAAGTACACCGCGTTCTACGCCGAGTTTGGCGCGGTGCTGAAGGAAGGCCTGGGTGAGGACTTTGCCAACCGCGAGCGCCTGGCCAAGCTGCTGCGTTTTGCCTCCACGCAGAGCGATGCCGTGACAGTCTCCTTTGCCGACTACAAGGCCCGCATGAAGGAAGGCCAGGAGGCCATCTACTACATCACGGCCGAGACGCTCGCCGCCGCCAAGAACAGCCCGCAGCTCGAAGTCTTCAAGAAGAAGGGCATCGAAGTGCTGCTGATGACCGACCGAGTGGACGAGTGGGCGCTGAACTACCTGCACGAGTTTGATGGCACCCCGCTGCAAAGCGTGGCCAAGGGTGCGGTGGACCTGGGCAAGCTGCAGGACGAGGCCGAGAAGAAGGCCGCCGAAGAGGCTGCCGAAGCCTTCAAGCCCGTGCTGGCCAAGCTCAAGGAAGCCCTCAAGGACAAGGCCGAAGACGTGCGCGTGACCACGCGCCTGGTCGACTCGCCCGCCTGCCTGGTGGTGCAGGACGACGGCATGAGCACGCAGCTGGCCCGCCTGCTCAAGCAGGCCGGCCAGCAGGCCCCCGCTACCAAGCCCGTGCTGGAGGTGAACGCCGAACACGCACTGGTCAAAAAGCTGGATGGCAGCGTGCACTTCCACGACCTGGCCCACATCCTGTTCGACCAGGCGTTGCTGGCCGAGGGTGGCCTGCCGGAAGACCCGGCAGCCTACGTCAAGCGGGTGAACGCCCTGCTGGCTTGA